Within the Pseudomonas chlororaphis subsp. aurantiaca genome, the region CGCAACCGACGACCTGCAACCCGAAGGCGGCCAGCAGCATCATCTGGCCTGAACTCTGGTTCCACATACTCATCAAGTAGGTCGGGTTGGCTATCAGGAAATAGCCGGCCAGTGACACCGGCAGGGCCGCGAGGACCATCGCCGTGACACGGGTTTCGCCGGTCATGGCGCGCAGCTGCCGGGCGGCCTGGTCGCGCTCGCGGATCAGCTTGATCAGGTTTTCCAGCAGCTCGCTGGCATTGCCGCCATAGCGGTGGTTGACCTTGAGCCCGAGGGCGAGCAGGCGCAGTTCATCGCGCTCGTACAATTCGGCGAAGTCGGCCACCGCATCCGGCAGGTTGACCCCCAGCAGCACGTTGCGCTGGACCCGGCCCATGGCGTGCTTCAACGGATTGTCGGCAGCTTCGATGCCGCCCAGCACCGCGTCGGCCAGGGTGCGTCCCGACTTGAGGCTGCGCACGGCATGGTCGAGCAATGGCGGTAGCTGTTCGATCATGCGCTTGAGGCGCCGCCGGTACAGCCAGCTGATGTACAGGCGCAGCAGCAGGGGCGGCGCGACGAGCAGGGCGAGCAGCCCCGGCCATTTGCCCAGCCCATACCCGAGCATGCAGCCCGCGGCCCAGACCACCAGCCATAGCCCCAGGCGCTCGGTGGGACGACCGAGGCCGGCGCGCAGAAAGGCCCTTTCGAGCCGGCTCCAGGAGGTCTTTTCCATGTTCAGTTGTGGTTGCCCCTGGGCCAGGCGGTCGAGCACCCGGGCGGTGCGGGCCTGGCGCAGGCCGTTGTAGAACATCCAGCCCGACAGCCCCAGCAGGGTCAGGCACAGGAGGGCAAGCAGCACGGGACCTGGCATGCGGTGGCGCTCCCTGGTTCAGTTGACGGGCAGGTCTGCGTCGCGTCGCAGCTTGTCGCCAGCGGGGTTGGCCGCTTCGCGCAGAAAGCCGAAACCGCTACGTCGGTTCAGACGGAACAGGGTGTTGGTGACGTAGACGTTCTCGCGCACGCCGACCACTTCCACCACCTCGCTGACGCAGCGCCGGCCATCGGGCAGGCGCGTCAGTTGAATCACCACGTCCAGGGCCGCGCAGATCATCTGTCGCAGGGTGCGTTCGGCCACCTGGCGCCCGGTCAGACCCACCAGGGTTTCCAGGCGCAGCAGGGCATCCTGGGCATTGTTGGCGTGCACGGTGCTCATGGAACCGTCGTGGCCGGTGTTCATCGCCGTCAGCACATCGAGCACTTCGACGCCACGGATCTCGCCGAGGATGATCCGGTCCGGGCGCATGCGCAGGGCGTTGCGGATCAGGTCGCTGGCCTTGACCTCGCCATGCCCTTCGGCGTTCGGCGGACGGGTTTCCAGGCGCACCACATGGGGATGGCCCAGTTGCAGTTCGGCCACGTCCTCGATGGTCACCAGGCGTTCGTGAGGGTTGATCAACTGGCTGAGGATATTCAGAAGGGTG harbors:
- a CDS encoding type II secretion system F family protein, coding for MPGPVLLALLCLTLLGLSGWMFYNGLRQARTARVLDRLAQGQPQLNMEKTSWSRLERAFLRAGLGRPTERLGLWLVVWAAGCMLGYGLGKWPGLLALLVAPPLLLRLYISWLYRRRLKRMIEQLPPLLDHAVRSLKSGRTLADAVLGGIEAADNPLKHAMGRVQRNVLLGVNLPDAVADFAELYERDELRLLALGLKVNHRYGGNASELLENLIKLIRERDQAARQLRAMTGETRVTAMVLAALPVSLAGYFLIANPTYLMSMWNQSSGQMMLLAAFGLQVVGCALLWRMLRSV